A window from Ignavibacteriota bacterium encodes these proteins:
- a CDS encoding response regulator transcription factor — translation MIKTAVVEDIKMIREGLEMLIKNSDGFNSAGAFETAEDLIEKIDQNEPDIILMDIQLPGMSGIEAVKKIKNKLPNINIIMLTVHEDNKNIFEALMAGASGYLLKTTPPEQIIEAIKDAHEGGSPMNSSIANKVINLMRIAHSDKDLDNKIDLSERETEILQKISNGTGYKNIADELFISIHTVRYHIRNIYDKLKVHNQSEAVSKALKKGLI, via the coding sequence ATGATTAAAACTGCTGTAGTTGAAGATATAAAAATGATCCGCGAAGGATTAGAAATGTTGATTAAAAATTCAGATGGATTTAATTCCGCTGGAGCTTTTGAAACAGCAGAAGATTTGATTGAAAAAATTGATCAGAATGAACCGGATATAATTTTGATGGATATTCAATTGCCGGGAATGAGCGGAATTGAAGCAGTAAAAAAAATAAAAAATAAATTGCCGAATATTAATATTATTATGCTGACGGTTCATGAGGATAACAAAAATATTTTTGAAGCTTTAATGGCGGGAGCTTCCGGATATTTGCTCAAAACAACACCGCCGGAACAAATTATTGAAGCAATAAAAGATGCGCATGAAGGCGGTTCACCAATGAATTCAAGCATTGCAAATAAAGTAATTAACTTAATGCGTATTGCTCATTCGGATAAAGATTTAGACAATAAAATTGATCTTTCTGAAAGAGAAACTGAAATTTTACAAAAAATTTCTAACGGAACTGGATATAAAAATATTGCAGATGAATTGTTTATCAGTATTCACACAGTTAGATATCACATCAGAAATATTTATGATAAACTTAAGGTTCATAACCAATCTGAAGCAGTATCCAAAGCGTTAAAAAAAGGATTGATATAA